A portion of the Eulemur rufifrons isolate Redbay chromosome 30, OSU_ERuf_1, whole genome shotgun sequence genome contains these proteins:
- the GJB1 gene encoding gap junction beta-1 protein gives MNWTGLYTLLSGVNRHSTAIGRVWLSVIFIFRIMVLVVAAESVWGDEKSSFICNTLQPGCNSVCYDHFFPISHVRLWSLQLILVSTPALLVAMHVAHQQHIEKKMLRLEGHGDPLHLEEVKRHKVHISGTLWWTYVISVVFRLLFEAVFMYVFYLLYPGYAMVRLVKCEAYPCPNTVDCFVSRPTEKTVFTVFMLAASGICIILNVAEVVYLIIRACARRAQRRSNPPSRKGSGFGHRLSPEYKQNEINKLLSEQDGSLKDILRRSPGTGAGLAEKSDRCSAC, from the coding sequence ATGAACTGGACAGGTTTATACACCTTGCTCAGTGGCGTGAACCGGCATTCTACTGCCATTGGCCGAGTATGGCTCTCGGTCATCTTCATCTTCAGAATCATGGTGTTGGTGGTGGCTGCAGAGAGTGTGTGGGGTGACGAGAAATCTTCCTTCATCTGTAACACCCTCCAGCCTGGCTGCAACAGCGTCTGCTATGACCACTTTTTCCCCATTTCCCATGTGCGTCTGTGGTCCTTGCAGCTCATCTTAGTTTCCACTCCAGCTCTCCTCGTGGCCATGCATGTAGCGCACCAGCAGCACATAGAGAAGAAAATGCTGCGGCTTGAGGGCCACGGGGACCCCCTACACCTGGAGGAGGTGAAGAGGCACAAGGTCCACATCTCAGGGACACTGTGGTGGACCTATGTCATCAGCGTGGTGTTCCGGCTGCTGTTCGAGGCCGTCTTCATGTACGTCTTTTATCTGCTCTACCCTGGCTATGCCATGGTGCGGCTGGTCAAGTGTGAGGCCTACCCCTGCCCCAACACGGTGGACTGCTTCGTGTCCCGCCCGACCGAGAAAACCGTCTTCACTGTCTTCATGCTAGCCGCCTCCGGCATCTGCATCATCCTCAACGTGGCCGAGGTGGTGTACCTCATCATCCGGGCCTGCGCCCGCCGGGCCCAGCGCCGCTCCAATCCGCCCTCCCGCAAGGGCTCAGGCTTCGGCCACCGCCTCTCACCTGAATACAAGCAAAATGAGATCAACAAGCTGCTGAGCGAGCAGGATGGCTCCCTGAAAGACATACTGCGCCGCAGCCCCGGCACTGGGGCCGGGCTGGCTGAGAAGAGCGACCGCTGCTCGGCCTGCTGA